Within the Setaria viridis chromosome 3, Setaria_viridis_v4.0, whole genome shotgun sequence genome, the region aatcccttttcatttatttttgtaATTCAAATGGACTTAAATTATAAACTATTATTAAACATTCGATTcatctattaaaaaaatatatatccaagGGCATATAGGACATTTGACCTCTTATATCCATAGCTAATAATATAGGAGAAGCCATTTTGCTAAACACCTTCGAAAATAGCTCCATCAACACCAGATAAGCCGCTTCATCAGAGAAGCCGCCGGAGCCGTTTTAAGAGACTGGCCCTGACAATTGGTTAGATCATGGTCAAATGCACAAAGCACCGGTCGTCGAAGGGTTAAAGTGCACATTTTTCTTGTAAGTTTTTCTAGATACGAGTGCCCAATCATGTTGCTGCTTGCACGGCACTGTGAAATTCGCAGGCCTGGCAGGGCATGAATCGATTGCTCGTCCGGACGGCTGACCGGACAGTCAATCTGGCCGGGAAGAAACCACCATGGATGGCGGTAAAAATCCTcatcagggaaaaaaaaacttgcaggCGTTGCAGTCGCAGGATCGGTCCCATCGTCGTCTCTTTCGCCTCATACTGTAGTAAAAAAGATTTGCCACGGACAAGCGGTAAATCATGTGATGCGCCGGTAAACCAGCTGCGCGTTCAATCTGCCACACTGCCACGTACGCGCGACTGTACGTTATTATGGTTTTTTTTCACCATTGCATCGATTCAAAGTTACTGTGGCGGAGTACAAACTAGGCGTACGTTCAGGTCAAGCTAGGTACAGGCGTAGAGCCGGTGGCCAGACCTGATGCGCGATTCAAGCCGGTGTAAAAAAAATgctaatatttttctttaagaaAATGCTAATATCATCCCTTTTTTATTTTCGATTTCTAGAGGTGAGAGTGTTGGTTTTTAATGAGATAGTATACTAAGGGAAGGAAACTGGCCATTTGAAAATGAAAAGGAGGTAAAAGAGAAGGATTTAAGCTGCACTTCTGCCACCTTGGTTCGTTCTCTCTCAAGTCTCAAGTCCAAATAAATCTTTGATGACTCCAGTTTGAATTTTAAAGAGCAATAGAACAATGTGTCCAGTTGAAGCCTCCTTTACAGCACAAgaattttatttttctgaaGTAAATACAGTACAAGAATTTACAGAAGAATGTGCCATGCATGGAGAACCACCGAACGAACTAATGCAATGATTGCGCAGGACGCTAAATTCTTTCATAAACGCTGCGTGCGTGCATGTCAtctagcatgcatgcatgaggcACACCGACGGTTCACACTTTTGTACACGTCTGCGGTTCGTGTGTGCGTGCGCAGCAAGCCAGTCAGCCACTGTGCGCACGAAAGAGAGAGATCATCAGCTAGCCGTGCAATGTGTGTGCTCGGCATGTTCCACGAGCACATAAAATTTTGTACaatttttcccttctcctcgTAGCCCATGCATGGCTCCACCTCTCAACAACACAAATACTGTTGATATCGTGCATTTTCTCTACCAAAAACACCATGATTAAAGGGACCATCGTCCATGCATGATGCTGTGAAAATCTCATTATAGTCCAAAATGTGCCGCTgcgggacccacatgtcatgtTAGGGATTGAATCTTTTTCTccaatgaaaagaaaagaaaagaaaagaaaagaaaaatggatcACCGGACGAGCAAGATCTTAAAATTTTGTTCCGTTCAGAGCGTGCATGCATGAATGGACTGGCCGGCTCCACATTGGTGCGCATCTTTGACCGTCTGGACCACATCGGACGGTCGCTGCGCCACCTGACGGATCAGGGGCCATCCAAGCCAACTTCCAACAAGGGAATAAAAGGTTGACAGGAAACACCTCcagtttttgaatttttttttttctgaagtaagtatttgattttttttcctgaagaaAAAGCATTCGATTTTAACTGAGATCCATACCAGTACGGCTAGAGAGATGGTCGGTGAATAGTAACATCGATCGTGTTGTTGCATCCCACTGACATGACGCGACCAAGACATGTACCTCCCGCTTGTACTCAAATGTTCTTTTATAAGCTTTTAAAAAATGTTCTTTTAtctggaagaaacaaaaaaaaatgtcgaTGTTGCATGTGCATTTCCCTAGGAACAGAGCCCCTGCAAGCCCTGCCACCCTCAAATCTGACCTCTCTTGTGCCTTAAATTTGGATGTGTCAGATCGGGTGCTTCCTTCATCAGTCTCTGTTAATTTTTAACCATGGGTTCGTTTAGTTCTATCGAATTTAGATTTccaatactaattagaagtattaaatatagagtaattataaaactaattatatagatgaggctaattcgtgagacaaatctattaagtctaattagttcatgatttaacaatgtgatgctacaataaatatgtgctaatcatgaattaattaggtttaatagattcatctcgcgaattagcctccatctatgcaattagttttataattagctcatgtttagtccacctaattagtatctaaacattcaatgtgataggGACTGAATTTTAgttcgtggaaccaaacaccctttaTTGTTGCGATTATTGGTGTTGGTCTTCTGCTTAAGGGTGACAAAAGGTAAGTTTGTTCCATGTCCAAAGCTTTCGCCCAGTCTTGACGATGGTTTCATAAAAATTAATGTCACACCATCACAAGAGTTTCATAAAAATTAATGTCACATCATCATGACTGGTAGGGCAATAATAGGAAGAGAGGAGTGAGAGTTTCATCATACGAGAGAGACATCCATAGGCTCAGTTACTAAATTTCTAGTAATAACTGTCTAGTAAGATAGAATCTTAGGGGCCATTTGGATCCAAAGGATTCTACAATctagagattaaaaaaaaatcaaaatctgAATCAAACAAACTAGATCGTAGTGTAGGAATCTAGAGTCCCCGTAATTCATAATCTCCTCTTCCCTAGCTTTTTTGATTCTCGGATGACAAATTACACGATTTTGCCGCCTCGAACTCTTAGAAAGGTGAATGAATCAAGTGTATTGTAGTCATTTTACCTTTCTAACCCACCACAATCCAGATTATAATCCGAGAATCCAAACAAACTacctttttattattttgaatccGGAGATTCTCATAATCTCTATGTGATCGATCCAAACGGGCCTGTGACCAATCCAGACGCTCTCTTgacggtaaaaaaaaaaagggctgAAGGCAAAACCTGTAGGGCAGGGTAGGGTGACATCATTTTCTTCTAGCTCGATCTGGGACGCAGGGCGACATCATGGTCCATGGGGCATGCAGTACTAGGCTACTGCATAGAGAAGGGGGAGCAACATTTTTGGTGCTCCGCGCCCTATCGGATTCAGCAACGTTTTGTCACCAGCCATGGTGCCCAGCTCTGGATCGGAGCGTGCCTGCATCTATTCCAGTCCAGGTCTCCAGGTCCAGGTGCAGCAGCATCTTGTCTCGGGCACTGCAGATTAATGCCCATAATCTCGAGGACCTCACCGCATAATTACTTAGCCAAAGGAACCCAATGCAAAACAAACAGAAAACAGCACGacccttttctcttttccttctaAACCTGCGAGCCCTTGCATGGATTCCATACAAATTTTGGAATATCGAGTACTCCTCCTTTCCGAAATATATATAGATCATTTTAAATTttataaaaactaaaacgacctacattttggaacgaaACGAATGgtatttactttttttttcattttgcagtGTTCGTTCACGTAGATCCTAGACTGTGTTTGGGTTCTTTCCTTTCAGCTTATCATAGCTGAATTAGCTGGATAAAGCATgcttgtatttttttattttttataagttGGTAGTTAGATATTTGAAAACTGAACTATAAATTgggatgttttattttttttagcatCTTTCTATTAGCTATATAGTGATCTAAATGGGTCCTAGTTGGATATTCATATCTGGGCACAGTACAGTAGGCTGGTATGTTCATGTATCTCAAAGATATGCATTACTGTGCAAGATACTGTTGGAAAAGCCTGGCTCCACCTCAACCAACGCCCATTTCTATGCCCAGCCACACATGCAAATGCTCTCCGAATTCAATTCCTAGCTATAAAAGTCGCCTGCGATTTCACAGAGTTTGCGCAGCGGTTTATATTGACTGAACATGTCAGCTCCGACGAACTGTTCCCAGCTGCTCCCCCCGTTCACCTCTCACCACCAAACTTTGGCCAAATTCACAACCAACAAATTTAATTCTGCCTGCACAAGGTAAAAACCGTGCAAACTGGCCTGCCCCACGCACTGGCACACACGCAAAAGGAGTTATGAAAAGAAACATTTTTGTGCAGGTAAAAAGGGGAgggaaacagaaaaaaaataaaaatcaaatgAACTGCTGGTCCAAAAAAACTGAAATTAAATAAATCTCAAAGCAACAGAagcaggaggagagagagagaggggtagaGGCTAGAGAGAGAAAAGCTGCAGCCTTGTAGCCACCTCCATCTTCCCCTGTCTCTCTCCCAGTCCGAGTCTCCCTCCACCTTCCTCATCCCTCCTCTGAACCTTCTCAATCTACCCCTCTCCCACGTGGTGTATAACAACTATACGCAGGCGCACACGCGCAGGCACAtgaaccaccaccacctcggcgACTCCCTCTGATCCTCCTGCTCGTGCACAGCTCCACGCACCACGGCGgccggccacctcgccgccgccggccgccggtcaGGCTCAGGCTGCCCGCCCGCTCCCTTCGCGTAATGCCTCGTCCCTTCTCGGTTTGCGCGCAGTGGGGAAAAAGATTTGTGCTTGGTAGCTTttcttcgccggcggcggcgaccggcgagttTGTGGCCAGGGATGGGGTTGTTTTTTCGTTTTGGGGAGTTATGGGTGGATCTTTGCCGGTTTTGGCAGCAAAGGAAACGGCTTTGTTCGTCTTGCGTGTCGGTTTGGCTCGGGTTTGagatttttttccctctcttaCTTTTTGATTTGTTTTGGAGGAAGCCGGCAACGGCAAGCATGGTTTCTTCGTACAGACACCTGGGGTGTACCTGTCATGGTTGGGATTCTTTGGCATAAATTTGCGTGCTTCCCTGGGCTCCTGCAATGCCGAGCAGCTAGTTGTTTGGGCGATTCAGAGGCGGCGCCTCCGCCTTTGGGATCAGGCTGGGATTCCCATGCGATTCCTTGGGTTCTTCTGCTGCTCAGGAAGCCCCTCTCGATCGATCAATCGAGGTAGCATTTGGCCGCGGAAGAAATGCCATGGTTCTCGGCAATCTGTTCCGCTTCGTCTTTGATTCAGTTTAGGATTCTCTTTCTGCTGCCATCCGTGGAATTAGTGGGGACGTGGGTCCAAGTCTTTCGGATTCTTGTTGTGCCTATTCATATTCTCTTCCTTTTgaaatttctttatttttttagaaaggaaaaaaaaactcctttTGAGATGTTCTTGGCTAGGATGAAGACTAAGATCCAGGTCTTGTGGCAGTTTCCAGTCGGGCTATTTTAGTCTCCATTGTGGGTTTCTGTGTTCTTTGCCTCTTGAACGCTTAAACAATTTCTGTTAGTGGCCGTTAAGTCAACTTGTTGGGCTGAAGAGTTCAAGGAGCAATTAAAACTTTGCAGAATCTTTGTGTTTATTTATAGTTTTTATCTGGAGGGCCAGTTGTTTCTGAATACTTTCAATGTACTTTCGttctttaaatttattttttagatTAATTTCCTTTAGCTGTATGCTGCGCAAAACAACTGCTTATGTTAGGAGCATATATGCTTGATTTTTAATAGTCAGAAAATTGATTTCGGTGCAGGCTGTCATAGGGAGTGGACTGCGCGTCGGTGGTGATTAGTAGGCCACCAATAATATCATCTCTCCTAGGCTTATTTGTCCCCATTTGTCATCAGGTAGTTTGAGTTCCGAGCCTTCTTATGATTTCTGGCTTCAATCTTCGCATTTAGAGATCTgtgcatttttttcttctaatgcTTGGTTTCTTTATGATTGTGCGTATTTTGTCATATCACTGCATGTAGTATTTTGCTGGTTTATCTCTTCAAAGTTTTCATCAACTTTCGGATTCAGTACTCCGAACATCTGCTGTATTAATCTTATTTCAGTAGTAGGTGCTGTTATTAGAATACAAGAAGTCAAAAAGTATAATCTAtatctttttgtttgtttgtttatttattgAAGCATTCTAGTTAGGCATAACTAATCTCTCTTTGGCATTTCTGTATTGCAGCTTCCTGAAGTCTGGTCAGATGCTGTGAAGAAGAAATCCTCTTGTGCTGAATAAGTTCAGCTTACAACCACTATGGGTGCCTGCGTATCTTCAAGCAGAAAGCGGAGATCACAAAGACTCTGTTGTATATACAGGCGTTACCGTGGCAAGGTTTTAAGCAATACACCTGTAGTACGCGCCAGTGATGTGGAGAACTTTGCTTCTTCTGGAGAAGTAGTCCATTTAGGGACTTCTGCAGCCACTCGGCGGAGATCTGATGGCTCAAATGTTACATTCCACCTCACACAATTGCAGTGGCATCATAGTGAGCTGGACACAGAGAATGGAAATGGTAATTGGAATCTTTGTGTTCGTTGCATATGTTCTAGTAACGCAAAGTCTTGCATTTCAAAGAGCTGGGCTAAATCTTCTGTATTTCCCATGTTGGTCCAGTTGTGTGTCAAGAAGAAGCATGGTTCGACTCTGTTAGTATTTTGGGATCTGACTCTGATGAAGATTTCAGCAGTGTCAATGGAGGTTTGTATTGCTTTTCAGCCATTTCGATTGTTGCTAAAGGTACAGCTCAgacttttttttgttgaaaggGCCATTTATATTCAGGCTTGATCTTTTCTTGCAGACCTCCCTGCTATGTCAAATTCAGTAGGTACACAATTGATGCAGTGCGAAGATGCTTCATCCATTGCTGATGCCATCCATAAGTTTGAAAGAATTTTTGACAGTTCTAGTGTTGCTCAAGCTGTTGGACAgtacctgaaaagagatgcaaaCAAAATAGAAGCAGAGAGGCCTAAAGTTGCAAGCCCGGAAGCATGTGACGTTTCTGGTGGAAAGGTTGATGAAGCAAAGACACGAAATGAGGGTATAAAAATTCTGACAAAACTTAGAAGAGGCGAGGATGCATGTAATACCTTAAAGTCTTTCAAAGATGGAGAGAAGCAACATGAAAGCATCTTCAAAAATTTGACACCAGTGTGCACACCTCGTCATGCTAACAAGGTCCAGCCATTGGCGGTAGCAAGTCCAcggggccaaaagaagaaaTCAGCGGTTGTCAGGCTTTCTTTCAAGAGGCAATCTTTCGATGGAGAGCAAACTACTGAAATATGTAGGTTTTGCTCAGATCTATTCACCTTTTGTTTTCAGTGAACTGAGGTAGGAAGGACTAACAGCATGATTGATTTTAAATTTCTAACTGCAGGTTCCTCTAGGAGGTACTTGATCTGTCCACGAGCTGGATTATTGGTTCCACAAGCCGGTGAGAAAATTTCGGAAGGTTGTTGGTCTGTGCTTGAGCCTTCAACCTTCAAACTGCGAGGGGAAAGTTTTTTCAAGTAAGAGTTGCTCCACAAATGCATGTAAATGTCTCATGAACATGATTTTGATTTTATATTAATTTGGAGTTATATGCAGGGACAAAAAGAAGTCTCCTGCTCCAGGTTGTTCTCCATACACTCCATTTGGTGTCGACATATTCATGTCCCCAAGGAAAATACATCACATTGCCCAGCATATTGAGCTTCCATCTGTAAAGCCAAATGAAAAAATTCCTTCACTACTTATCGTGAATATTCAGGTATAATAATCATACTTTCTGCCTTGACATTGAACATGCTGATTTCTCCTAAAGAAACATGTGAATTATTCCAGTGATTACACGTGTTCCATGCAGATGCCTACATATCCTGCTGCTATGTTCCTTGGTGACAGTGATGGGGAAGGAATTAATCTAGTGCTGTATTTCAAACTGAACGACAACTTTGAGAAAGAAATTTCACCTCAGTTTCATGACAGCATCAAGGTAAACTTCTTCGTTGTTGGATGCCATCTCTTTTCACAAACAACTGATGCCTACTAATCCATTGCTGAACCGTACTGAATTTCTGtctctttgtttgtttgttttcagAGACTAGTAAACGACGAGATAGAAAAGGTTAAGGGTTTCCCATTGGACTCAACAGTCCCTTTCAGAGAAAGATTGAAAATATTGGCAGGGTTGGTTAACCCAGATGACATGAATCTCAGTTCTGCGGAGAGGAAGCTTGTGCAGGCTTACAACGAAAAGCCAGTCCTCTCAAGGCCTCAACACAGCTTTTATGTGGTAAGTTGCTTTACTTGATATCATTCtacttttcctttcttttatatCGACTCTTACATGACATGTGGAGTCAATGCAGGGATCAAATTACTTGGAGATCGACCTTGATGTACACCGGTTTAGCTTCATCTCAAGGAAAGGGCTTGAAGCGTTCCGAGAACGATTGAAACATGGAGTAATTGATCTCGGTCTAACCATACAGGTAGGTTGACGGTCCTTTCTGCTTTCTTTATTTGTTATATGCATCTTGATTCCACGAACTGCCATTTTGCTGATCAATATCATCCGGAAAGTTGTTAAGGATATCAGGAGATAAAACTGACCTAAAGAATTACATCTTGTTTTAATAGCTTGGGCTGCTGAATATTTCTGAATTTTATTACAACTTTAGCTATTTTCCATTATGGGATAATTTGGAAATGTGATATAAACCTTCAAACCGTACCACTTATCTTGTTATTGTTCGTGCAAGTATAGTTAATCACGAATAGTAGTGATATTGTATTGTACAAACATTTTGTCATCCTGTTAAGTTACAGATGCACACCAATTCTTTATAAGCTAAACACACCGACCATTACACAGGCCCAGAAGCAGGAAGAGCTTCCTGAACATGTATTGTGCAGTGTAAGGCTAAACAAAGTTGATTTTGTGGACAACGGCCAAATACCAACACTCCTTCCATGCGATGACGACTGACAAGTGACAATTGAACTGGTACCAAATTAACTGAACCTGATGTTTTGGACAAGAACATAGCATGCGCTTGCAAGTTCTTGGAAGGGAGGAGGCATGTTGGTTTGGCTCCGCGAGATGAACAGCTCTGTAGAAGATCTGTGTGTACAGTCATGTTCTTTGGCATTCTAGTCTTGCGAGTCAAATTCTGTTGGAAATTGATTTGCGAATCGGGAATTGAGAATGCCACCAAGATATCAATCTATTTATTCAATTTATCTGTTCTCAGTCTCATGATTTGAGGAATTGCTGAAATCAGGGTTACCCACCTTTGTTGTGTTGGCACAtagtctttttctttttttttaagataatggAAAACCATTCTTTTAAAGGAACTTTTttgtttaacaaaaaaaaatttgattttcttttcctGAACTTTTTTTTCGAAGAAATTTCTTAAACTTTGTGGGAATATATTTTTTGGAAAACAGCAAGCCAAGATATATTCTCCCTTATAAAGTGTAGTGTTTTTAACGAAGTTAGTAAGTGCTACTTTTATTCAACATGGTATGTTTTATGGGCACATGTGAATCCAAGAAGTAAAACAGAGTGAACTGACTCTAAAATATTGTATTTTCCATATCAGGTTGGTTCTAAATTTAAGATTTTTCATTATTATACAC harbors:
- the LOC117849739 gene encoding uncharacterized protein translates to MGACVSSSRKRRSQRLCCIYRRYRGKVLSNTPVVRASDVENFASSGEVVHLGTSAATRRRSDGSNVTFHLTQLQWHHSELDTENGNVVCQEEAWFDSVSILGSDSDEDFSSVNGDLPAMSNSVGTQLMQCEDASSIADAIHKFERIFDSSSVAQAVGQYLKRDANKIEAERPKVASPEACDVSGGKVDEAKTRNEGIKILTKLRRGEDACNTLKSFKDGEKQHESIFKNLTPVCTPRHANKVQPLAVASPRGQKKKSAVVRLSFKRQSFDGEQTTEICSSRRYLICPRAGLLVPQAGEKISEGCWSVLEPSTFKLRGESFFKDKKKSPAPGCSPYTPFGVDIFMSPRKIHHIAQHIELPSVKPNEKIPSLLIVNIQMPTYPAAMFLGDSDGEGINLVLYFKLNDNFEKEISPQFHDSIKRLVNDEIEKVKGFPLDSTVPFRERLKILAGLVNPDDMNLSSAERKLVQAYNEKPVLSRPQHSFYVGSNYLEIDLDVHRFSFISRKGLEAFRERLKHGVIDLGLTIQAQKQEELPEHVLCSVRLNKVDFVDNGQIPTLLPCDDD